In a genomic window of Streptomyces sp. NBC_01142:
- a CDS encoding magnesium and cobalt transport protein CorA has protein sequence MSMIRDLRAAVRPSLRKSNTLYSTYDTTRDPSASSAVVDCAVYRDGRRVESQSCQTPHEAMLRVREGGGFAWIGLHEPTEAEFAGIAAEFGLHPLAVEDAVHAHQRPKLERYDDTLFTVFKTIHYVEHAELTATSEVVETGEVMCFTGRDFVITVRHGGKGSLRALRYGLQKDAELLAKGPSAVLHAIADHVVDGYIAVAAAVQDDIDEVEIEVFSAPAKGSPRGSDAGRIYQLKREVLEFKRAVSPLLRPMQLLSERPMRLVDPDIQKYFRDVADHLARVQEEVIGFDELLNSILQANLAQATVAQNEDMRKITSWAAIIAVPTAVCGVYGMNFDHMPELHWKYGYPMVLTAIIGICLAIHRTLKRNGWL, from the coding sequence ATGTCGATGATCCGTGACCTGCGTGCAGCGGTCCGTCCGTCCCTGCGCAAGAGCAACACCCTCTACAGCACGTACGACACCACCCGCGACCCGTCCGCCTCCAGCGCGGTCGTCGACTGCGCGGTCTACCGCGACGGCCGGCGCGTGGAGAGCCAGTCCTGCCAGACACCGCACGAGGCGATGCTGCGGGTGCGCGAGGGGGGCGGCTTCGCGTGGATCGGGCTGCACGAGCCGACAGAGGCCGAATTCGCCGGTATCGCCGCGGAGTTCGGGCTGCACCCGCTGGCCGTCGAGGACGCGGTCCACGCCCACCAGCGGCCCAAGCTGGAGCGGTACGACGACACGCTCTTCACCGTCTTCAAGACGATCCACTACGTCGAGCACGCCGAGCTGACCGCCACCAGCGAGGTCGTCGAGACCGGTGAGGTGATGTGCTTCACCGGGCGGGACTTCGTCATCACCGTGCGGCACGGCGGAAAAGGATCGCTGCGCGCGCTGCGGTACGGGCTGCAGAAGGACGCGGAACTGCTCGCGAAAGGGCCGTCGGCGGTGCTGCACGCCATCGCCGACCATGTCGTCGACGGATACATCGCGGTGGCCGCGGCGGTGCAGGACGACATCGACGAGGTCGAGATCGAGGTCTTCTCCGCCCCCGCGAAGGGCAGCCCGCGCGGCAGCGACGCCGGCCGGATCTACCAGCTCAAGCGCGAGGTACTGGAGTTCAAGCGGGCCGTCTCCCCGCTGCTGCGGCCGATGCAGCTGCTGAGCGAGCGGCCGATGCGGCTGGTCGACCCGGACATCCAGAAGTACTTCCGCGATGTCGCCGACCACCTCGCCCGGGTGCAGGAGGAGGTCATCGGCTTCGACGAACTGCTGAACTCCATCCTGCAGGCGAACCTGGCGCAGGCGACGGTCGCGCAGAACGAGGACATGCGCAAGATCACCTCATGGGCGGCGATCATCGCGGTGCCTACCGCGGTCTGCGGGGTGTACGGCATGAACTTCGATCACATGCCGGAGCTGCACTGGAAGTACGGCTACCCCATGGTGCTCACCGCCATCATCGGCATCTGTCTCGCGATTCACCGCACCCTCAAGCGCAACGGCTGGCTGTAG
- a CDS encoding S1C family serine protease: protein MDDGKPTGPKAKWWSRPSAGRATHPEPEASVPQETEVTTELPPVQSPVPVPQTAAPAAVPVAAPATEPVAEPAPPEQPAPGPGRPKPLHEPDPYGTPPYGGPGPWAPAPPVQRPVPTPAQGTPIPPQYPAPNGQNGHGPNGPHGSGAVAGTGIAMGTGGGYAPPPQPQPHPQPQPHPQPQPQPHPHSQPQPHPQPHPQPQDRPQPLPSLWLQYDPWSAPGQQPLTHQGEPVKKKSRRGSLLVGGLLLALVAGGIGGGIGAYIERNGGITQIELPQADRDNGGRAPDSVAGIAASALPSVVTLHVSGGGEQGTGTGFVLDEQGHILTNNHVVDPAGASGDISVTFSGGETAKAKLVGKDSGYDLAVVKVTGVSGLKPLPLGNSDNVQVGDPVVAIGAPFDLQNTVTSGIISAKERPITAGGEKGDGSDISYVDALQTDAPINPGNSGGPLVDTKAHVIGINSAIRAADSGAGPEGGQAGSIGLGFAIPINQGRRVAEELINTGKATHPVIGVSLDMKYTGDGARVGDKGKDGSPSVSPNGPGAKAGVKPGDVITKIDGQRVHSGEELIVKIRAHRPGDRLELTLVRGGNERTMTLTLGSADST, encoded by the coding sequence ATGGACGACGGGAAGCCCACCGGGCCGAAGGCGAAGTGGTGGAGCCGGCCCAGTGCGGGACGTGCGACTCACCCCGAGCCCGAGGCGTCGGTGCCGCAGGAGACCGAAGTGACGACTGAGCTGCCCCCGGTGCAGTCCCCGGTTCCGGTGCCCCAGACCGCAGCGCCGGCAGCAGTGCCGGTAGCAGCGCCTGCCACGGAGCCGGTCGCCGAACCGGCGCCGCCCGAGCAGCCCGCACCGGGACCGGGCCGGCCGAAGCCGCTGCACGAGCCCGATCCGTACGGCACTCCTCCGTACGGCGGTCCCGGCCCCTGGGCACCGGCACCTCCCGTGCAACGTCCGGTGCCGACCCCGGCGCAGGGCACGCCGATACCGCCGCAGTACCCCGCACCGAACGGGCAGAACGGGCACGGGCCGAACGGGCCTCACGGCTCCGGTGCGGTCGCAGGGACCGGCATCGCGATGGGCACCGGTGGCGGGTACGCCCCGCCGCCCCAGCCCCAGCCTCACCCCCAGCCCCAGCCTCACCCCCAGCCCCAGCCGCAGCCTCACCCCCACTCCCAGCCGCAGCCTCACCCCCAGCCTCACCCTCAGCCCCAGGACCGCCCGCAGCCGCTTCCCTCGCTCTGGCTGCAGTACGACCCCTGGAGCGCCCCCGGTCAGCAGCCGCTGACCCATCAGGGTGAGCCCGTCAAGAAGAAGAGCCGACGCGGCTCGCTGCTGGTCGGGGGACTTCTCCTCGCGCTCGTCGCGGGCGGCATCGGCGGCGGTATCGGCGCGTACATCGAACGCAACGGCGGCATCACACAGATCGAACTCCCGCAGGCCGACCGGGACAACGGCGGCCGCGCGCCCGACAGCGTCGCCGGTATCGCCGCGAGCGCCCTGCCGAGCGTCGTCACCCTCCATGTCAGCGGCGGCGGCGAACAGGGCACCGGCACCGGCTTCGTCCTCGACGAGCAGGGCCACATCCTCACCAACAACCATGTCGTCGACCCGGCCGGCGCCTCCGGCGACATCTCGGTCACCTTCAGCGGCGGTGAGACCGCCAAGGCGAAGCTCGTCGGCAAGGACAGCGGCTACGACCTCGCCGTCGTCAAGGTCACCGGTGTCTCCGGCCTCAAGCCGCTGCCCCTGGGCAACTCCGACAACGTCCAGGTCGGCGACCCGGTGGTCGCCATCGGCGCGCCCTTCGACCTCCAGAACACCGTGACGTCCGGAATCATCAGCGCCAAGGAGCGCCCCATCACCGCGGGCGGTGAGAAGGGCGACGGCAGCGACATCAGCTATGTGGACGCGCTGCAGACCGACGCCCCGATAAACCCCGGCAACTCCGGTGGCCCGCTGGTGGATACCAAGGCCCACGTCATCGGCATCAACAGCGCCATCCGGGCCGCGGACAGCGGTGCGGGTCCCGAAGGCGGCCAGGCCGGTTCCATCGGGCTCGGTTTCGCCATCCCCATCAACCAGGGCAGGCGCGTCGCCGAGGAACTGATCAACACCGGTAAGGCCACCCACCCGGTGATCGGTGTCAGCCTCGACATGAAGTACACGGGCGACGGCGCCCGTGTCGGCGACAAGGGCAAGGACGGCTCCCCTTCGGTCAGCCCGAACGGTCCCGGTGCCAAGGCGGGGGTCAAGCCGGGCGACGTCATCACCAAGATCGACGGCCAGCGGGTGCACAGCGGTGAGGAGCTGATCGTCAAGATCCGCGCCCACCGGCCGGGTGACCGGCTGGAGCTCACCCTGGTCCGCGGCGGCAATGAACGGACGATGACGCTGACGCTCGGATCCGCGGACAGCACATGA
- a CDS encoding CBS domain-containing protein, with protein sequence MAGGVPRVFVSHLVGVPVFDPNGDQVGRVRDLVAMLRVGRRPPRLLGLVVEVLSRRRIFLPMTRVTGVESGQVITTGVLNMRRFEQRPTERLVLGELLDRRVELVESREVVTVLDISIQQLPARRDWEIDKVYVRKGKGGALRRKGEALTVEWSAVTGFSLEEHGQGAESLLATFEQLRPADLANVLHHLSPKRRAEVAAALDDDRLADVLEELPDDDQVEILGKLKEERAADVLEAMDPDDAADLLSELPEEDKERLLALMRPDDAADVRRLLSYEERTAGGLMTTEPIVLRPDATVADALARVRQQDLSPALAAQVYVCRPPDETPTGKYLGTVHFQRLLRDPPFTLVSSIVDSDLPPLAPNTPLSAVTSHLAAYNMVAAPVVDESGSLLGAVTVDDVLDHLLPDDWRETDFEESAHG encoded by the coding sequence ATGGCTGGAGGCGTCCCCCGTGTCTTTGTCTCGCACCTCGTCGGCGTGCCTGTCTTCGACCCCAACGGCGACCAGGTGGGACGCGTACGCGACCTGGTCGCGATGCTGCGCGTCGGCCGTCGCCCGCCCCGCCTGCTGGGCCTGGTCGTCGAGGTGCTCAGCCGCCGCCGGATCTTCCTCCCCATGACCCGGGTGACCGGCGTCGAGTCGGGTCAGGTCATCACCACCGGCGTGCTCAACATGCGCCGCTTCGAGCAGCGCCCGACCGAGCGTCTGGTACTGGGCGAACTGCTCGACCGGCGCGTGGAGCTGGTGGAGAGCCGCGAGGTGGTCACCGTCCTCGACATCTCGATCCAGCAGCTGCCGGCCCGCCGCGACTGGGAGATCGACAAGGTCTATGTACGCAAGGGCAAGGGCGGAGCGCTGCGCCGCAAGGGCGAGGCGCTGACCGTCGAGTGGTCGGCGGTCACCGGCTTCTCGCTGGAGGAGCACGGCCAGGGCGCCGAGAGCCTGCTGGCGACCTTCGAGCAGCTGCGTCCCGCCGACCTGGCGAACGTACTGCACCACCTCTCGCCGAAGCGGCGGGCCGAAGTGGCCGCCGCCCTCGACGACGACCGGCTCGCGGATGTGCTGGAGGAGCTGCCGGACGACGACCAGGTGGAGATCCTCGGCAAGCTCAAGGAGGAGCGCGCGGCGGACGTCCTGGAGGCGATGGACCCGGACGACGCGGCCGACCTGCTCTCCGAGCTGCCGGAGGAGGACAAGGAGCGTCTCCTGGCCCTGATGCGGCCGGACGACGCCGCGGACGTACGGCGGCTGCTGTCGTACGAGGAGCGGACGGCGGGCGGCCTGATGACCACCGAGCCGATCGTGCTGCGGCCGGACGCGACGGTCGCGGACGCGCTGGCGCGCGTACGCCAGCAGGACCTGTCCCCCGCGCTTGCCGCGCAGGTGTATGTGTGCCGGCCGCCGGACGAGACGCCGACCGGCAAGTACCTGGGCACGGTGCACTTCCAGCGGCTGCTGCGGGACCCGCCGTTCACCCTGGTCAGCTCGATCGTGGACAGCGATCTGCCGCCGCTCGCACCGAACACCCCGCTGTCCGCGGTCACCAGCCATCTCGCGGCGTACAACATGGTGGCGGCGCCGGTCGTCGACGAGAGCGGTTCGCTGCTGGGAGCGGTGACCGTCGACGACGTACTGGACCATCTGCTGCCGGACGACTGGCGCGAGACGGACTTCGAGGAGTCCGCCCATGGGTAG
- a CDS encoding sec-independent translocase, translating into MFNDIGALELVALVVLAVLIFGPDKLPKVIQDATRFIRKIREFSESAKHDIRTELGPEFKDFEFEDLNPKAFIRKQLNENEDLKDLKDLRSSFDLKKEISEVTDAVNGTEPAKESSTAVPAAVNGSSGTPDLLKKREKLDQDERPPFDADAT; encoded by the coding sequence GTGTTCAATGACATAGGCGCACTGGAGCTGGTGGCGCTCGTGGTTCTCGCCGTGCTCATTTTCGGCCCCGACAAGCTGCCGAAGGTCATCCAGGATGCCACCCGCTTCATCCGGAAGATCCGCGAGTTCTCCGAGAGTGCGAAGCACGACATCCGCACCGAACTGGGGCCGGAGTTCAAGGACTTCGAGTTCGAGGACCTCAACCCCAAGGCGTTCATCCGCAAGCAGTTGAACGAGAACGAGGACCTCAAGGATCTCAAGGACCTCCGCAGCAGCTTCGACCTCAAGAAAGAGATCAGCGAGGTCACCGATGCCGTGAACGGCACCGAGCCGGCGAAGGAATCCAGCACCGCGGTCCCCGCTGCCGTGAACGGCTCCTCCGGAACCCCCGACCTGCTCAAGAAGCGCGAAAAGCTCGATCAGGACGAGCGCCCGCCCTTCGACGCAGACGCCACCTGA
- a CDS encoding DUF3117 domain-containing protein: MAAMKPRTGDGPLEVTKEGRGIVMRVPLEGGGRLVVELTPDEADALGDALKKVVG, from the coding sequence ATGGCGGCCATGAAGCCGCGAACGGGCGACGGCCCGCTCGAGGTGACCAAGGAGGGGCGGGGCATCGTCATGCGCGTTCCGCTCGAAGGCGGCGGTCGGCTTGTGGTCGAGCTGACTCCGGACGAAGCCGATGCCCTCGGCGACGCTCTGAAGAAGGTCGTCGGCTGA
- a CDS encoding O-methyltransferase, which translates to MQSTSRQLRGQESVITANRQTSWAFADAFVAEDEALRWARDRAQESGLPSVSPGTGAALRLLAAAADAKAVAEIGTGTGVSGIYLLHGMRPDGVLTTVDPEPDRQQFAREAFRTAGFAANRARFIPGRALEVLPRLADGGYDLVFCDGDPMESLDYLAESLRLLRPGGLVCFEGVFADGRTVDSAAQPAEVLRVRELLRAVRESQELMSSLLPVGDGLLCAVRRG; encoded by the coding sequence ATACAGTCAACGTCGCGCCAACTACGGGGACAGGAGAGCGTCATTACCGCCAACCGGCAGACGAGCTGGGCGTTCGCCGACGCCTTTGTCGCCGAGGACGAGGCACTGCGCTGGGCCCGTGACCGGGCCCAGGAGTCAGGGCTCCCCTCGGTGTCACCAGGCACCGGCGCAGCGCTGCGCCTGCTGGCTGCGGCGGCTGACGCGAAAGCGGTGGCCGAAATTGGCACCGGGACGGGTGTCTCGGGGATCTACCTGCTGCACGGTATGCGGCCCGACGGCGTCCTGACCACAGTGGACCCGGAGCCCGACCGGCAGCAGTTCGCCCGGGAGGCCTTCCGCACGGCCGGCTTCGCCGCGAACCGGGCGCGTTTCATCCCCGGCCGGGCTCTCGAGGTACTGCCGCGGCTGGCGGACGGCGGATACGACCTCGTCTTCTGCGACGGGGACCCCATGGAGTCCCTGGACTATCTCGCTGAATCGTTGCGCCTGCTGCGACCGGGCGGTCTGGTCTGCTTCGAAGGCGTCTTCGCGGACGGCCGCACGGTCGACTCGGCGGCCCAGCCGGCGGAGGTCCTGCGGGTGCGTGAGCTGCTGCGGGCCGTTCGGGAGAGCCAGGAGCTGATGTCGTCACTGCTGCCGGTGGGCGACGGGCTGCTCTGCGCGGTACGACGCGGCTGA
- a CDS encoding anti-sigma factor: MSGTGPTPAEQHLGDRLAALVDGELKHDARDRVLAHLATCPKCKAEADAQRRLKNVFAHTAPPPPSEGLLARLQGLPAGPPGGDDDGRGGPFDGGRLADGVFGALNPSAGRAREDRRGPGSETFGYVPAGAHATFLPGGSGGGFRIHDVGRADAERSPWRGRRFAFAAASAVSFAAIALGGALPLSGAAETNARGEGAGNNVTPVRAATPTTGTTGANNAAGVNATRSTEADRRRGGGSGPARSENRPVVATAPGVPGPAQPLNHPFPASFLTNSSSSLPPLIRPTGSAFQLATAPGPTPAATPAPTHLSAPTQSALPLSSRR; the protein is encoded by the coding sequence GTGAGTGGCACAGGTCCGACCCCCGCGGAGCAGCATTTGGGGGACCGGCTTGCCGCGCTTGTCGACGGTGAGCTCAAACACGACGCCCGGGACCGGGTACTGGCGCATCTGGCGACCTGTCCCAAGTGCAAGGCCGAGGCCGACGCCCAGCGCCGGCTGAAGAACGTCTTCGCGCACACCGCCCCGCCGCCGCCCTCCGAAGGGCTGCTCGCGCGGCTCCAGGGACTGCCTGCCGGTCCGCCCGGAGGTGACGACGACGGCCGGGGGGGACCCTTTGACGGGGGCCGCCTCGCCGACGGGGTCTTCGGAGCGCTGAACCCCTCCGCGGGACGCGCACGCGAAGACAGACGTGGCCCGGGGTCCGAGACCTTCGGCTACGTTCCCGCGGGCGCGCACGCGACCTTTCTGCCCGGCGGCTCCGGCGGCGGCTTCCGCATCCACGACGTGGGCCGCGCGGACGCCGAGCGCTCGCCGTGGCGCGGCCGGAGGTTCGCCTTCGCGGCCGCGAGCGCGGTGTCGTTCGCCGCGATCGCTCTGGGCGGCGCGCTGCCGCTGAGCGGGGCGGCCGAGACCAATGCCAGGGGCGAGGGCGCGGGGAACAACGTCACACCTGTGCGGGCCGCGACCCCGACCACGGGCACCACCGGTGCGAACAACGCCGCGGGAGTGAACGCCACCAGGAGCACGGAGGCCGACCGCCGACGTGGCGGGGGCAGTGGCCCGGCCAGGTCCGAGAACCGGCCCGTCGTCGCCACGGCACCCGGCGTGCCCGGCCCGGCGCAGCCACTGAACCACCCCTTTCCCGCCTCATTTCTGACCAATTCCTCTTCCTCCCTTCCGCCGTTGATACGTCCCACGGGCTCGGCCTTCCAGCTCGCCACGGCCCCGGGACCCACCCCGGCGGCCACCCCTGCCCCCACGCATCTCTCCGCGCCCACGCAGTCCGCTCTGCCACTGTCGTCCCGGCGCTGA
- the sigE gene encoding RNA polymerase sigma factor SigE: MVGAPLDTTRADRGGAAAPADRGGALRRFLRSVGEPRSVTYIADRSRSTESAATATFASDAESQAWTPPTWEDIVSTHSGRVYRLAYRLTGNQHDAEDLTQEVFVRVFRSLSTYTPGTFEGWLHRITTNLFLDMVRRKQRIRFDALGDDAAERLPSREPSPQQVFNDTHFDADVQQALDTLAPEFRAAVVLCDIEGLSYEEIAATLGVKLGTVRSRIHRGRSHLRKALQHRSPEARAEQRTLAGAIGLAGEGGAA; encoded by the coding sequence ATGGTAGGGGCTCCGCTGGACACCACCAGAGCCGACAGGGGAGGTGCGGCTGCACCTGCGGATCGGGGAGGAGCGCTGAGGCGCTTTCTCAGGTCGGTGGGTGAGCCGAGATCCGTGACCTACATTGCTGACCGTTCCCGCTCGACCGAATCCGCAGCAACCGCGACGTTCGCATCGGATGCGGAATCGCAGGCGTGGACCCCTCCCACCTGGGAGGACATCGTCAGCACGCACAGCGGTCGGGTCTACCGTCTCGCCTACCGTCTGACGGGCAACCAGCACGATGCCGAGGACCTCACCCAGGAGGTCTTCGTCCGGGTGTTCCGCTCGTTGTCGACGTACACGCCCGGCACCTTCGAGGGCTGGCTGCACCGGATCACCACCAATCTCTTCCTGGACATGGTCCGCCGTAAGCAGCGGATCCGCTTCGACGCGCTCGGCGACGACGCGGCCGAGCGGCTGCCCAGCCGTGAGCCGTCCCCGCAGCAGGTCTTCAACGACACCCACTTCGACGCCGATGTCCAGCAGGCGCTGGACACCCTCGCGCCCGAGTTCCGCGCTGCCGTGGTGCTCTGTGACATCGAGGGGCTCTCGTACGAGGAGATCGCCGCGACGCTCGGCGTCAAGCTGGGCACTGTCCGCAGCCGTATCCACCGCGGCCGCTCCCATCTGCGCAAGGCACTGCAGCACCGTTCCCCGGAGGCCCGTGCGGAGCAGCGCACGCTGGCGGGTGCGATCGGCCTGGCAGGGGAGGGCGGGGCGGCGTGA
- a CDS encoding Mrp/NBP35 family ATP-binding protein, protein MVTEDAVLEALATVNDPEINRPITELGMVKSVGIGADGAVAVTVYLTVSGCPMRETITKNVTDAVARVEGVAHVDVTLDVMGDEQRKELASSLRGGTAEREVPFAKPGSLTRVYAVASGKGGVGKSSVTVNLAAAMAADGLKVGVVDADIYGHSVPRMLGADGRPTQVENMIMPPSAHGVKVISIGMFTPGNAPVVWRGPMLHRALQQFLADVYWGDLDVLLLDLPPGTGDIAISVAQLVPNAEILVVTTPQQAAAEVAERAGSIAVQTHQKIVGVVENMSGLPCPHCDEMVDVFGSGGGQRVAEGLTKTTGANVPVLGSIPIDVRLREGGDEGKPVVLTDPDSPAGAALRTIAGKLGGRARGLSGMSLGITPRNKF, encoded by the coding sequence ATGGTTACGGAAGACGCGGTGCTTGAAGCACTGGCGACGGTGAACGACCCCGAGATCAACCGACCGATCACCGAACTCGGCATGGTCAAATCTGTCGGGATCGGGGCGGACGGTGCGGTCGCCGTCACGGTGTATCTCACCGTCTCCGGCTGTCCGATGCGCGAGACGATCACAAAGAACGTGACCGACGCGGTCGCGCGCGTCGAGGGCGTCGCACACGTCGACGTCACGCTGGACGTGATGGGCGACGAGCAGCGGAAGGAGCTCGCGAGTTCGCTGCGCGGCGGGACCGCCGAGCGGGAGGTGCCCTTCGCGAAGCCCGGCTCGCTGACCCGGGTGTATGCGGTGGCCTCCGGCAAGGGCGGCGTCGGCAAGTCCTCCGTCACCGTGAACCTTGCGGCGGCGATGGCGGCCGACGGGCTGAAGGTCGGCGTCGTCGACGCGGACATCTACGGGCACAGCGTGCCGCGCATGCTGGGTGCCGACGGCCGTCCCACCCAGGTCGAGAACATGATCATGCCGCCCTCGGCGCACGGCGTGAAGGTCATCTCGATCGGGATGTTCACCCCGGGCAACGCGCCGGTGGTGTGGCGCGGGCCGATGCTGCACCGCGCGCTGCAGCAGTTCCTCGCGGATGTGTACTGGGGCGACCTGGACGTACTCCTGCTCGACCTGCCCCCGGGCACCGGCGACATCGCGATCTCGGTGGCGCAGCTGGTGCCGAACGCCGAGATCCTCGTGGTGACCACCCCGCAGCAGGCCGCCGCCGAGGTCGCCGAGCGGGCCGGCTCGATCGCCGTACAGACCCACCAGAAGATCGTCGGCGTCGTCGAGAACATGTCGGGTCTGCCGTGTCCGCACTGCGACGAGATGGTCGATGTCTTCGGCAGCGGCGGCGGTCAGCGGGTCGCCGAGGGGCTGACGAAGACGACCGGCGCGAATGTGCCGGTGCTCGGCTCCATCCCGATCGACGTACGGCTGCGCGAGGGCGGCGACGAGGGCAAGCCCGTCGTACTGACCGACCCGGACTCCCCCGCGGGAGCCGCGCTGCGCACGATCGCGGGCAAACTGGGCGGCCGCGCCCGCGGCCTCTCGGGCATGTCCCTGGGCATCACCCCGCGCAACAAGTTCTGA
- a CDS encoding DUF1003 domain-containing protein, whose protein sequence is MGSGSEHGPAEREGQKERLPSGASAAPRQRVRLDLPRAQRRSLLPEYDPEAFGRFSERIARFLGTGRFLVWMTLTVLLWVVWNVTAPQDLRFDQYPFIFLTLMLSLQASYAAPLILLAQNRQDDRDRVTHEQDRKQNERSIADTEYLTREIAALRMGLGEVATRDWIRSEFEDLIKDLDERRLFPQGPPHGSDEGDR, encoded by the coding sequence ATGGGTAGCGGCAGCGAGCACGGCCCGGCAGAGCGCGAAGGGCAGAAGGAGCGACTGCCGTCCGGGGCGAGTGCCGCACCCCGCCAGCGGGTCCGGCTCGATCTGCCGCGCGCGCAGCGGCGCAGTCTGCTGCCGGAGTACGACCCCGAGGCCTTCGGCCGCTTCTCGGAGCGGATCGCCCGCTTCCTGGGGACCGGGCGGTTCCTTGTCTGGATGACGCTGACCGTCCTCCTGTGGGTCGTCTGGAACGTCACCGCGCCCCAGGATCTGCGCTTCGACCAGTACCCGTTCATCTTTCTGACGCTGATGCTGTCGCTGCAGGCCTCGTACGCGGCCCCGCTGATCCTGCTGGCGCAGAACCGGCAGGACGACCGCGACCGGGTCACGCACGAGCAGGACCGCAAGCAGAACGAGCGCTCCATCGCGGACACCGAGTATCTGACCCGGGAAATCGCGGCGCTGCGGATGGGGCTCGGCGAGGTCGCCACCCGGGACTGGATCCGCTCCGAGTTCGAGGATCTGATCAAGGATCTGGACGAGCGGCGTCTATTCCCGCAGGGGCCGCCGCACGGAAGTGATGAAGGCGACCGCTGA